The sequence GCTTTCAAAGGTCAAAGGGTTAACGAGCACCGCTCGTGACCGGATCATTGCGGCTGCTGATGAGACGAGCAACGTCATAACCGTCGACTTCTCTCGCCCCGGCCAAGTTGGCGATGAGGTGTGGATCGCGCACTACGATGTGCGCGCAGCGATGGGCGGCGGCCAGATCCCCCACGAATACCCGGAAATGCTCCAGGACATTAGGGTCAGCCCCAAGCACCTACGTGACCTGGGCGTCACCTTCAAAGAGCACTTCCACCTCAAAATGATCACCGGCTGGGGTCAGTCGATGGCCCCGACGATCAAAGACCGCGACCCGCTGCTCGTAGATATTACGATCCGGGAGTTCACGGGCGACGGTATCTACCTCTTCTCCCATGACGAAATGCTGTACGTGAAGCGCTTGCAGAAGAAAGGCAAGGATCGCTTCAAGATGATCTCGGACAACAAGCATCACGACCCAGAGGACATCCGAGTGGAAGACACCCACATCCTGGCTCGGGTGCTTTACGTGTGGAACGGACAACCGGTGTAGCCCATGTCTCTCACCAAACCCAACCAGCAATTACGTCGCGATCTCAAAGATATCGCCTTCAACCTTGAGCAGTCCTGTATCGACCTGGTCAAGCTCGCGGAAAAGCTCAGTGATGCTGATGCCATAGCTTTGATGGGGCTGGTGGGTACGCTCTATGAGGAGGCTGACAGGTTGGTGGTTTGTGCGGATGAGGTGAAGGCCGGCCGAATAAAGCGAGCTGCGGAATAGCACGGATGACTCAATGGCGAAATCAGAGCTTCTGGAGCAGGGTATGGACCTATGCTCTGCTGGCGCTCATGGCAGTGGTTGACGTCTTTACGGGCGGGGGCTGGCTGGGCGGGTCAGTCGATCGCAAGCGAGTATTCAGTCCTGGGTTTATAGCGCTCTGCGTTCTGGTCGCGGTGTTTGAGTTGATGATGCTGAGTCACTTCTATGAGGCGCGCGGATGAGGTGAAGGCGGGAAGGATTGTGCGGGGGAAGGCTGGATAGGCGCGATTTTGTGGCGGTCGAGCACTTTCTGGCTCAGAAATTTGAATATTTAGGGATTAATTATGGCTGATGCTGAAGTCTTTTCTGCCAACGATGTTGCCACAGAGGCAAAGGACACTCCACGGGAGTCGATTGCTGCATTCCTCGACCACATTGGCAATCGAAAGTGTGAAGCTTGCGGGGTTAATGAGTGGACATTTGATCAGGGCACGCTTCTTCAATTCTTGAACGTCGGAAACATTGATAAGGGAATGGCTGTTCTATGCTTACTCTGCAACAATTGCGGAAACACTAGAACATTCTCCTGGGGCAGGATCCGGCACTTCATTAACCATGAGTATAAAAAAAATGTCTCTAGTTGATGGACACCCAAGCTGGTCCTCAACAAGTGTCGAGAGTGACAAGCCCAGGAAAGACCGCAATACTAAGGATGGAGAGCCACCTGGAGATGACCCGATGGAAGCCCGCGTAGTCGCACTTGAAAAAGCATCCCAAGATATTCGGGAGAAGCTCGTGCGCGTGGAGTTTCGCCTCGATGCCATTGAATCCAACATGGCAACCAAGGCAGACCTTGCCTTACTGGCCTCGAAGGATGACCTTACGGGCTATGTAAGGGCTAGCGGCAAGGACGTTCAGGACCTGGCTGTCAGCTTTCAAAAATCGATCACTGACGTCCAAAAAACGATCAATGAGCAAACTTGGAAATTTATAGGTCTTGCCGGGGTGCTGGCAGGGCTAGCCTTCACTGCTGCTAAGTTCATCCACTAGCAGTAGCCTCGTAACTAAGCCCGGCCCAGCGCCGGGCTTCTTGTTTCTGCCCTTCCCTACCCGGTCCTGCGCATTGGATTTAGCACATGAGTAGCCTTGAGGTCGTATCGAATCTCAGCTATGAGCCTGCTTATCTCTCGATTGCCATTGAGCTTGGCAGTAGAGATACCCGTCACCAATAACTCCACTTTTCCGGAGATTGGTTCAAAAATCTGAGCCTGCAGCGATCCGCCAGGATCAACCCGACACTCGCAGGAAAGGGGAAGGAATGCTGCTTCGATAATGTGACGCAACTCGAGCGTGGATAACATAAAAACTCCATTCGAGCAGGAGTCAGCCAAGGGGCTCTTGCTTGGTATAGGCAATGAGCCCAGGAACATAACGCCTGGACATCGCACCCCGAGCCACTTGGCGGGATGGCGGTATTTCCACTCTACGCCTTGAGCGATACCCCGTTAGACCGTTTCGGTATTGCTTGCTTCCACCTCGTCCCCGTGACGCAATCGTAGAGCCCCAATAGTCGCTCTGCGCGGGCTTCTTGTTTCTGCCCTTCGTCGTGCCACCATTGAGCTGGCAATCCGCATAATTGCACACTGGCTTCGCTGAGGGATCAGCACCCCAGGTGTTACAGAGAGCCCGCCTAGCGCGGGCTTTTTTTTCGCCCGTCAGAAAGGAGCCACCTCTTCTTCCGGTTCAAATTCAACCTCTCCCCTTCCCGCCTTCTCTAGCTCCTGCTGCTCCCACCTAACCGTCACGCTACCGTCGTCATTGAGCGTCAGCTCGAGCTCATCTGTATCAGCGATCACGCCCAGCACCTCTTCCCACTCCCGATCTCCATCCGTATCCAGGCGATGGATCGTGACCCAGCGCTGCGCCTGCGCCACGGGGTGATTGATCATCGATGAGACTCGCAGCGCAAGGCGCTCCATGCCACTTACCTCTTGCCGTACTGCTTCATTCGCCGTCTTCGCCACGATTAATCCCTCCTCATAATACTGTATATCCATACATATTAAGAAAAATCATAGCTCACTGCTAAGCGCCGCGTAAAGCGCTTATAGAGCTCCTCCGTTGGAACGTCGACGCCTAAGGACTCACGAATAATTTCGCCCTTCGCTAAATATTTAGCTTGGAGCTATTGACGATATTTTAGCTTGAGGCTAAATTAACTCCATCGCAGCGCTACAGGGACTGCGAAGGGCCTCACAAGACCCACCGCTCTTTAACAGCACGGGAACCTCGCAGATCGATCCCCAGTAATGGGCATAGCGCGAGCAACAAATTCGATCTCCATGCCAGCTCTGGAACTGGCCGTGCCTTCCATATGAAGGTGCGCGAAACCACGCAAGCCGATCTGCGAAGAACACCGAACACGAAATGTGTGACGCAGGTTAGCGATATGAATCCGGCGATGCGCGTGGTGGAGATGAAACACCCACAGATTTCTGATGCCGCTTCTATGAGGCGGCATTGGAAATCAGCCCGGAGACAGCAGCATGCAAATCAATCAGCAGAAAACGGTGCAGGTCGACGTGACTGAGCTGCACCTCTATATCAAGGTTCGCGACGGGTTTGCCGCGAGCCTGAAAGATGCCCAGGGCGAAGAAGTTGGAAGCTATGAAGGCTACGTGCCCGACTTCTTCCCCGGACAGCACTACGGCGACTACCTGATCCTGAACATCGACCTGGAGACAGGCCAGATCAAGAACTGGCAGAAGCCGGCCGCCGCCGACATCGAAAAGATGATCGAAGCGGAAGAGGAAGACTGAACAACCAGCGCCACGTCAGCACTGACGTTAACTGCCCGATCCTCTCTATGAGAGCGCATCGGGTAAGCCTCTGCGCAATGTCCTCTGTATGCCCGAGCAAACATAACCGGTGTGGCAGCCGGAAGCCGCAACCGGGCGACAAGAGAAAGCGATCAGAGGCTTACCCGATGCGGACGAAATCGCGGCCTATAACCGCCCACCTGCATCAAGTCCCGTAGGGCCCAGTAGCAGAGGGACTCAAAACCCTGGGCCACGACCAGCAAAGGCTGGTGCCGGAGACGTAACCGGCAACCCTTCCCCGCCTCTACCCGTCAGCACTCCTCCCCCGCGCCCATCGGCAACCAGCGGGAGGCATGAGCGCTGAACGAATACAGGTGAACCAATGAATGGAGAGAATCATGCCTATTGATGATGGCGGATCAGCCTTCCCGGCTACCGAAGCGAACTACCACAACGAAAACATGCGCGGCGAAGGCATGAGCCTGCGCGACTACTTCGCGGCTAAGGCTGTTTCCGGGCTTATTGCAGGATCAATGGCTGATGGCAGCACTTGGGAGGATGGGGCTGCCGAACTAGTGGCTGAAGCTGCATACAGAGCCGCCGACGCCATGCTCGCCGCCCGTTCCGCCTAACCCCAAACACTGGAGGTCGCCATGGCCGAAGAGCTTGTAGCTCACGTTTGCAGGATCTGCGGCAGTGCCTGGCCCAAGCGGAAAAAGGCAAAGCTGCACGTCAACCTCAAACACCGCGACCGCGTCTACGCCCAGCACGGGCCAGGGCAGCACGTCGATTACCTGTGGCTGGACCTGGAACACTGGAGGCGCCCATGAACGCAGCATTGAAGATATGCCAGGAGCGCTACGACGCTCAGTTGCCTCCAGAGGTCAGCGAGAGCGACGAGGTGACGGACTGGCTGGAGCATTCGGCGGAGCGCCTGGTGTGCGGCGTCGACATCAAGTGGAAGCGGCGCTACGGCCCGCCGCAGATCGTGACATTCGACCGGTTCTGCACTGTCCTGCAAGGCCACCTGAATCAGCGCCAGATCGACGGTCTTGACCAGCGTGATTCGTTTGCCCGCCTCCTGCTGTCGGCAATGCTCGGCAGCCAGAGCGATGCCCGGGCCCACGCCGCGGACTTGCTGGGCCAGCAACGGCCTATTGAAGCGGTCGAGAAGATCGCCGTAGCGCTGCTGAGGCCGTATGCCGAAGACGCTGTAGCGGCGGAACGCGAAGAGCGCGAAGACGATGTGGATGCCGAACTATGAGCCCGCACATCCTGATCGATGAGGCACTTGAATGCCTTGAGCACCCTGCCAGCGAGCCGGGCGCTCAGGTGGTCGTGCAACGAATGATCACGAACATGCTCACCGGCGACGCAATCACCGTCGAAGAATTCAACCACTACTGCCAGCGCCTCCTGAAAGTCACCAGGCAGCGCAAGGAGGCGGCATGACCACGCCAATCGTGAAATCGCTGGCTGATGAGCAGCTCGACGATATCGAGCGCCGCATCGCCATCCTCGGCTTCGGCCTTCCCTTCAACGAACTGATCGGTCGCAAGCGTGAAGATCTTGTGCGGGACCTTCCGCAGCGTCTGGCGCCGACCATGAAGGGTGGGCGAATTGCGGTGAGGGTTCGGCTGTGACCACCCGCCAGCGCACCCGGCGCGCGCTGATCTGGCGCGGCTCCTTCCCTGTCCTCGCCATCTTCACCTTCTTGATGTTGCTCAGCTCCCTCGCTGATCGAATCACTCAATAACCAACACCTTCAATCGCTGCGAGCATCGCGGCAGGGAGTCACCGTGTCCGCAGTAATTAAACACGCCGAGCACATGCCGGCGATCTCCGAGGATGCGCTTGTCGAGGTACTGAGCGGGAGCTTGTACCCAGGCGCCGCGCATAACTCTGTTGTGATGGTGCTGGCGTACTGCAAGGCAGCGCAACTTGATCCGATGCTTAAGCCGGTGCACATCGTCCCGATTTACCAGAAGGGCCGCGGCATGGTCGATGTGGTGATGCCTGGTATTGGCCTGTACCGCATTCAGGCAGCGCGCACTGGGCAATACGCCGGGATCAGCGATCCCGAATACGGGCCGTCTATCACTGCGAAGCTGGCCGGTGTCGACGTAACTTATCCGGAGTGGTGCCGGGTCACCGTCAAGCGCCAAATGTCGAACGGACTTGTTGCCGAGTTCACTGCCAACGAGCGTTGGCTCGAAAACTACGCGACTGCGAGCAAGGACAGCGCTGCTCCCAACTCTATGTGGAAGCGCCGGGCATTTGCACAGCTTGCCAAATGCGCCGAAGCGCAGGCCTTGCGCAAAGCATTCCCTGAAGTCGGGTCCGCCCCTACGGCTGACGAGATGGAAGGAAAGTCGTTCGAGGAGGTCGTCAAAGATGTCTCACCGGCTCGGCAGCCCCCACCGGAAACGGACGCCAAGACTGCTTATCCCGACGAACTGCTGGCTGAAAATATCGAAAAGTGGCAGCCGCTGATCGACGCCGGCCGCACGAGCCCCAAGCACATCATTGCCAACGTCATCAGCAAGTACTCGTTGCGCGATGACCAGGTCGAAACCATAAAAAACCTCAAAGCCCTCGATGGAGATGCAGCATGAAAATTCACAACGTAGCTCAAGGCTCCGCCGAGTGGCTTGCCCTTCGCGCCAAGTTCCGCACCGCCTCCGAAGCCCCAGCGATGATGGGCGCGTCGAAGTACCAGACCCGCACCGATCTGCTGGCGGCCAAAAAGACCGGCATCACGCCGGACGTCACGCCCTCTCAGCAGTTTATCTTCGACAAAGGCCACACCACTGAAGCCCTGGCCCGCCCACTGACTGAAGCGTTGATCGGCGAAGAGTTGTATCCGATCGTTGCGACCGAGGGCAATCTGCTGGCCTCCATGGACGGCGCCACGATGCTCGGCGAGACACTGTTCGAGCACAAACTGTGGAATGAGTCGGTCGTGGCCCAGGTGAAAGCCGGAGACCTGGCTCCGCATTACTACTGGCAGCTTGAGCAGCAACTGCTGGTGAGCGGTGCCGAGCGAGTGATCTTTGTTTGCTCGGATGGCACGCCGGAAAACTTCGTGCACATGGAATACCGGCCGGTGGCCGGGCGCGCTGCCCAGTTGATCGAGGGCTGGAAACAGTTCGAGGCAGACCTGGCCAACTTCGAGATGGCTGACGCTCCTTCAATCGTCGTCGGCAAGGCACCTGATGAGCTGCCGGCGCTGCGCATCGAACTGACCGGCATGGTCACCGCCAGCAACCTGAAGGTGTTTGAAGATTCGGCCCTGGCCGTCATCGACTCGGTGAAAACCACGCTCTCCACCGACCAGGACTTCGCCGACGCCAAGAAAGCGGTCAAGTGGTGCGGTGATGTTGAAGAGGCTGTCGCCGTCGCCAAGAAGCAGGCCCTGTCGCAGACCCAAAGCATCGACGAACTCTTTTCGTCGCTGGATCGCATCAGCGCCCATGCCCGCGAGACTCGCCTGAAAGTCGACAAGCTGGTGAAAGCTCAAGAGCTTCTGGTGAAGACCACAATCAAGCAAAAGGCCGAGCTCGCCTTGGCGGATCATATCGCCGCAATCAACAAGACCCTTGGCAAAGTCACGCTGCCCCATGTCGTTTCGGACTTCGCAGGCGCCATGAAGAACAAGCGCACCATCGCCAGCCTTCAGGACGCAGTAGATACCGAGCTGGCCCGGGCGAAGATCGATGCAAGTCAGGCCGCCGACGGCATCCGCTTGAATCTGACCAGTCTGGCGGAGCTCGCCGTTGATTACGCCTTCCTGTTCAGCGATGTGCAGCAGTTGGTGACCAAAGCCAATGATGACCTGGTGACGCTGATCAAATTCCGAATCTCCGAACACCAGAAGGCTGAGCAGGAAAAGGCCGACGCGAAGCGCATTGCTGAAGAACAGGAAGCCCAGCGCCTGGCGGCCATCAAGCCAGAGCCGGTCGTGGAGAAGGTGGCGACACCAGAGCCAGTGCGCGCCACACCCGTCGCCCAAGCCACAAAGCCAGTAACGAGCCATATGGTCGAGCAGGTATCGCTCCAGGCCAACGTGACGGACTTCGACGCCCTGGTGAAAGCGGTGGCTTATGGTCAAGCGCCGATCACGCTGCTGCTGGTCAACTGGGAGGCGCTCGACGCAATGGTCTTGGCGCAGGGTTCAGCCTTCAGCATGGCCGGGGTGACACTGGCAAAGGCGGCTGCATGAGATGGGACGCCCTCAAGGCTGCTGAGCCGGAGGTAGCAGCCGCCCTACCCAAGTACCTGGACGCGGGCATCCTCGCCGCGTCCAAGGCACTCGGCAGGTCCACTCGCGCACTTAACCGGATCGCAGCAGAGCACGGTATCGAGTTCGCGACGTGCACCGCCAAGACGATGGAATCACGGCGGCGGGCCAGGGCCTCATTGGTCTCTCAGGTCAAAGCGCTGGCCGAGTCACGCACCCATCAGGCAGAGATCTGCGCTGCCTTGGGCATTACTCGGGCGGCACTGCGCGAGATCGCCGAGATCAATCACATCAACATCGACAATCGCTCAAGAGGTGCCCGGAATGCATCCGACACTTGAAGTACACAATCAGGAACAGGCGAATCTGGAGGCGGCTAAGGCTGCCTTCTTCGCTTCTGGCGGAACGGCCAAGTTCATCCGTCCAGGTGTCGGAAAGGACACCCCAGGGATATCGCACGAGCCGAAGCAGCCATACGGCTACGCCCGGATAACTCCGAAAACGAAGCGCGGCCGGATCATTACACCCGATGACGAAGTGGTGATCTGCGCCCAACTCATGGAGTGCAAGAAAGCCGGCATGAGCCGGTACAAGGCCAGCAAGCACGTCGGAATCAGCGAGACGCTTTGTCGGCGCCTGATCGCTAAGCACTCGCTCGACTTCCCGAAGGCTGGCTGATGCGTCGTGTATCAAGACCCCAGCAACGAAAACGACAAACCTGGATCGCACTGCCGGCCAGCGGAATAGAAGAGGTAGGCCATGGCCGAGGAACTGCAGGAGCCGACAGTGGAGGCGCTGAAGCAGCGTCGAAAACGCGAGAAGGCTGCCGAGAAGAACGCTGCATTGGGCGTCGAGAAGTTTACGGTTGAGGTGGCCGGCGTCTTCAAGAAAGACCTCAAGCGCCTGATGAAGCAGCACGGCTTCAACAACCAGCAGGAGGTGCACCAGACCCTGCTGCGCAACGTGATCGCCGCCGACTTCGAAACGGCGGCGCTGATGCTCAAGTGTGTCACGACACCTTTTGTTGTTACCGAAAAGGTGTCGCAACTCATTCGGGCGGCAGGCCTGAAGTCGCTCGCCGACGATCCGCCTGAGCCCGACGACGAAATCGAAAGACCCGCATAACCCACCCTACTCGCTGCATCCGGTAACGGAGGGCGGCGCCTAGTCGCGGAATTTTTGCCTGAGCATCCACTCCAGTTCGGAAACCGTTTCGGCATAAAGATCTTTCGCAGAATCCGTTATCACTCTGCAACTTCTGGAGAAATTTCCGTAATTTTCGACGCCTGGGGCATTGGCATACAACATGATGATGCGCATCGTGTTGTCCATGTATTTGTCGGTAAACACATTCGCCGGCCCGCTGAAGACTTTTTCTTCTTTCGGAGTGAAAAATACAACCGCTGTACTCCATGCGCGATTGTACGTCTGCAAAGCACTCAACCATTTTTGCTTAGCAGTTTCTTCCGCGACATCCAGCTCCTCACTTGGAACGCCATTGGTGTGCATCAAGTGAGCACACCGTCGCTCAACGCAAAATAGGAAACCCCGCAAAGTGTGAAGATCGGTCGCGGCGTCTTTCAAATCCTTAAGAGACTTAAACCTCTCGGCGTGCCGAAACTGGGCTTTCCATGCATTGAGCGTAAAGATGGCCACCACAGCAGCAATAGCAGTAGCCAGGAAACTTGAACCCTCCAGGGCATCCTTAATTTTTGAGTAGTCGCCAAAAACCGGTTGCCAAACTACCCCGGCCATAAAAAGACCCGCTCCCACAACCGCTAATGTAACTGCATCGCTTCGGTTCATTTGATTTGCTCCCCCCCCCTATTCTTACGTAAACACAAATACCGCACTTAAACGAATCACGCCAGCCGGCGAGGCAGGCGCGCACCCGGAGTACGTCCATGGGAATCCCCGCCAACGCCGTGAAAGAAGACGAGCTTTACCACTACGCCTCTCTTGAGCCGGGTGCCGCTGATGAGCTTGTACGCCGGATCGCCTCCGGTGACATCGATCCGAACGCCGGGCTTGAGGATCTGCGCGAAGACATCCGTATGCTCGAAAGTCAGGCGGACGACTCCGACGAGGAATTGGATCGGTTGCGAGACAGCGCTGAAGAGGCCTGCACCTACATCAAGCGCGCAATGAATCACGACGAGGATGAGGAGCTGCCGGTGAGCAAGCTTCTTCAAAAAGCCCTCGACTGCCTGGAGTAGAGCCATGACAACCTTTGCAGTGTTTGGAATGAGTGAAAACTGGGCTCGCGAAGAGGCCAAAGAGCACACCCCGACCTTCAAGCATGAAAATGGAAAAAGGATTGAGCTGACCGTCTCCGAGTGGGAGGTAGAGGTGGAATCTCAGATCAAGAAAATCATGGATGGCAAGAAGTGCGTCCGGCTGTCGCCAATGTTCGATGCCCCCCCAGTATGCGCAGCAATTCATGGATATGGCGCGAAAGAGCATCATCTGCCGCGATCTAAAAATCAGGACAAAGGCTGTCTTGGTCGACGCCAAGAGCAAGCCGATTCTAAATGCCAAAACCGGCGTACCAAAAGTTGGGTTTGCTGACTGGGAGCCCGAAAAGTCACACGCCGCCTGACCATCTTTCGCCTATTGCGACAAGCCACGCCCGCCCTTCTCAAAAAATCACGCATACCCGCGAGGCCCACCCATGTCTGTAAAACAGAGTCACCCTCAATTCATCCATGGCCAATCGAGCATGGGCTTGCCGTTTCAGAAAGAGCTGGTGGTGGACCTGTTCGCCGGTGGCGGCGGCGCAAGCACCGGCATTGCCCGGGCTTACCGTGAACCGGACGTAGCCGTGAACCACAACCCAATCGCTCTGGCTGTACATCGCGCCAACCACCCGAAGACGGCCCACTACGTCGCCGACGTGTTCGAGGTAGACCCGGTTCTGGCCACCGGCGGGCAGCCTGTCGGCATCCTCTGGGCTTCGCCGGACTGCCGCCACCACAGCAAGGCCAAGGGCGGCGCGCCGCGCGACCGTGGAGTACGAGGCCTGGCCTGGGTCGTTGTTCGTTGGGCGCACGCCACCCGGCCACGCCTGATGTTCCTGGAGAACGTCGAAGAGTTTTGCGACTGGGGCCCAATCGACGAGAACGGCCAGCCGATCAAAGCCGATCGCGGACGCACCTTCAAATCATTCATTGCAGCGCTCAGTACCGGGTTGCCTGCGGATCACCCGGACATGCCGGAGATCCTCCAATCCATCGGAGAGTTCGTACCGGTGGAAAGCCTGGTGCGAGGCCTGGGCTACAACGTGGAATGGCGAGAACGCATCGCAGCCAACGCCGGGGCACCAACCATCCGCAAGCGTCTGTACCTGGTGGCCCGTAGCGACGGCCTGCCGATCGTTTGGCCTGAGCCAGTGCGACACAAGAAGCCGACAGCGAAACAGCAGCCTTGGCGCACCGCAGCGGAGTGCATCGACTGGAGCAATCTGGGCAAGACGATCTTCCGAGACAAGCCAATGGCACTGAATACACGCCGCCGGGTGGCCAAGGGCATGTGGCGCCACGTCATCACCAGCCAGAAGCCATTCATTGTGCCGATGCGAGGAACGTCAGAAGCGCACACCAGCACACACGGCATGGATGAATCGGTTTCTACCATCAGCGCCGGCGGCACCCATCACGCCCTCGTGCAGCCTGTGGCGGGGCCGTTCCTCACCGAATGCGCCAACGGGTCATCGCAGCGCAACTTCGATGTTCAAGAAGCGCTCCGGACGCAAGTCGCCCAGGTCAAAGGCGGGCACTTCGCGATGGTGGCAGCACACTTGACCCACCTCACCCA is a genomic window of Pseudomonas sp. ADAK18 containing:
- the bet gene encoding phage recombination protein Bet, which gives rise to MKHAEHMPAISEDALVEVLSGSLYPGAAHNSVVMVLAYCKAAQLDPMLKPVHIVPIYQKGRGMVDVVMPGIGLYRIQAARTGQYAGISDPEYGPSITAKLAGVDVTYPEWCRVTVKRQMSNGLVAEFTANERWLENYATASKDSAAPNSMWKRRAFAQLAKCAEAQALRKAFPEVGSAPTADEMEGKSFEEVVKDVSPARQPPPETDAKTAYPDELLAENIEKWQPLIDAGRTSPKHIIANVISKYSLRDDQVETIKNLKALDGDAA
- a CDS encoding DNA cytosine methyltransferase: MSVKQSHPQFIHGQSSMGLPFQKELVVDLFAGGGGASTGIARAYREPDVAVNHNPIALAVHRANHPKTAHYVADVFEVDPVLATGGQPVGILWASPDCRHHSKAKGGAPRDRGVRGLAWVVVRWAHATRPRLMFLENVEEFCDWGPIDENGQPIKADRGRTFKSFIAALSTGLPADHPDMPEILQSIGEFVPVESLVRGLGYNVEWRERIAANAGAPTIRKRLYLVARSDGLPIVWPEPVRHKKPTAKQQPWRTAAECIDWSNLGKTIFRDKPMALNTRRRVAKGMWRHVITSQKPFIVPMRGTSEAHTSTHGMDESVSTISAGGTHHALVQPVAGPFLTECANGSSQRNFDVQEALRTQVAQVKGGHFAMVAAHLTHLTHHGERSGYSLDESTRTVTGANRGEQAVVCAHMTAFGQNAAGSSPAEPTQTVLAGAARHGVVAAFFEQANGGFYKGDGRSAYDPISTICQSGSNQRLVNAYLVKYYGNEKDGISLAEPMHTLPTKDRVALIEVVQVPDTLTPEQMEGARRCAAFMHEHLPEHFKEPAEMIMIGGYVLVDITLRMLQPPELKAAQGFDKDYIIDRGLFVDPVTGAEQWLPINKTNQVRLIGNSVCPDEAEALVRANAADIIKLYQRLAA
- a CDS encoding DUF1654 domain-containing protein — protein: MERLALRVSSMINHPVAQAQRWVTIHRLDTDGDREWEEVLGVIADTDELELTLNDDGSVTVRWEQQELEKAGRGEVEFEPEEEVAPF
- a CDS encoding S24 family peptidase, with the translated sequence MDIYAIRKQQLISLIGSQRKGACAERWGMAPAHLSQILSDKTAKNLGDDVARRIESIEGLPRGWFDSISQGESMDPSDEPTSGAHFGEASVQTAADQIKQMLSKVKGLTSTARDRIIAAADETSNVITVDFSRPGQVGDEVWIAHYDVRAAMGGGQIPHEYPEMLQDIRVSPKHLRDLGVTFKEHFHLKMITGWGQSMAPTIKDRDPLLVDITIREFTGDGIYLFSHDEMLYVKRLQKKGKDRFKMISDNKHHDPEDIRVEDTHILARVLYVWNGQPV
- a CDS encoding DUF1652 domain-containing protein — its product is MFLGSLPIPSKSPLADSCSNGVFMLSTLELRHIIEAAFLPLSCECRVDPGGSLQAQIFEPISGKVELLVTGISTAKLNGNREISRLIAEIRYDLKATHVLNPMRRTG
- a CDS encoding YqaJ viral recombinase family protein produces the protein MKIHNVAQGSAEWLALRAKFRTASEAPAMMGASKYQTRTDLLAAKKTGITPDVTPSQQFIFDKGHTTEALARPLTEALIGEELYPIVATEGNLLASMDGATMLGETLFEHKLWNESVVAQVKAGDLAPHYYWQLEQQLLVSGAERVIFVCSDGTPENFVHMEYRPVAGRAAQLIEGWKQFEADLANFEMADAPSIVVGKAPDELPALRIELTGMVTASNLKVFEDSALAVIDSVKTTLSTDQDFADAKKAVKWCGDVEEAVAVAKKQALSQTQSIDELFSSLDRISAHARETRLKVDKLVKAQELLVKTTIKQKAELALADHIAAINKTLGKVTLPHVVSDFAGAMKNKRTIASLQDAVDTELARAKIDASQAADGIRLNLTSLAELAVDYAFLFSDVQQLVTKANDDLVTLIKFRISEHQKAEQEKADAKRIAEEQEAQRLAAIKPEPVVEKVATPEPVRATPVAQATKPVTSHMVEQVSLQANVTDFDALVKAVAYGQAPITLLLVNWEALDAMVLAQGSAFSMAGVTLAKAAA